A window of Streptomyces armeniacus contains these coding sequences:
- a CDS encoding MOSC domain-containing protein, whose product MARITGLISYPIKGCAGSPAYDALVTPAGLAHDRSFLVTTEDGGFRSQRRSPRLALIRPEIEPEGGWLTLHGPGVDPLRIAVDTEAPRRDIELFGTPYQGIDQGEEVAGWLSEALGEPSRLVRVPPEHHRVTGGLTPGTSGYADSAPLHLLSLPSLEQLNARLTARGSAPLPMDRFRPNIVLDGWDGEPHAEDGVRQLRAGDAEFGYAKLAIRCAVTTVDQETGTKSGPEPLRTLADYRRAAEGGVAFGVKLAVVRPGKISVGDEMAVDAWGPSEL is encoded by the coding sequence ATGGCCAGAATCACCGGGCTGATCAGCTACCCGATCAAGGGATGCGCAGGCTCCCCCGCGTACGACGCCCTCGTCACGCCGGCGGGCCTCGCGCACGACCGCAGCTTCCTCGTGACCACCGAGGACGGCGGCTTCCGCAGCCAGCGCCGCAGCCCCCGACTGGCCCTCATCCGCCCGGAGATCGAGCCGGAGGGCGGCTGGCTCACGCTGCACGGTCCGGGCGTGGACCCGCTGCGGATCGCCGTGGACACGGAGGCGCCGCGGCGTGACATCGAGCTGTTCGGCACCCCGTACCAGGGCATCGACCAGGGCGAGGAGGTCGCCGGCTGGCTGTCGGAGGCGCTGGGCGAGCCGAGCCGGCTCGTACGGGTGCCGCCCGAGCACCACCGGGTGACCGGCGGGCTGACCCCGGGCACGTCCGGGTACGCGGACAGCGCCCCGCTGCACCTGCTGTCGCTGCCCAGCCTGGAGCAGCTGAACGCACGGCTCACCGCGCGCGGTTCCGCACCGCTGCCGATGGACCGGTTCCGGCCGAACATCGTGCTGGACGGCTGGGACGGCGAGCCGCACGCCGAGGACGGCGTGCGGCAGCTGCGGGCGGGCGACGCGGAGTTCGGTTACGCGAAGCTGGCGATCCGCTGCGCGGTGACCACCGTCGACCAGGAGACGGGCACGAAGTCCGGGCCGGAGCCGCTGCGTACGCTCGCGGACTACCGGCGGGCGGCGGAGGGCGGCGTCGCGTTCGGCGTGAAACTGGCCGTGGTGCGGCCGGGGAAGATCTCGGTGGGAGACGAGATGGCAGTCGACGCGTGGGGGCCGTCGGAGCTGTAG